The stretch of DNA AGCCTGCCGCCAGCGTTCAATCTGAGCCATGATCAAACTCTTCAGTTTAAGGTTCGCTCGAGTTCACTTGATCTGTACTGCTTAACTAGACCAAAACTACTCTCAAGCTAAATCATGCTCAAAGTCACAACTACTGTCTATAAGACTTAAATAATTTACTCAGTAAATTAACGCAGTTGCTTACCTTTGATATCTTTGCGAAATGTCGCAAAAACACCCCGGCAAGCACCCACCTCTATTACTTAATCTCTGTCTTTTAAAGAACTTTTTGCCTCAGCCTTCATGGCTAAGAGGCCGCGTATTATACGCGTTTGAATCATTCTGGCAAGAGCTTTTTCAAACAATTTGTCGATCAGTTCTCTTGCTGCCCCAACCTGAAAGTTACCCTTCAGCTGTCAGGGGCGCGCATTATGCCATAGACATTTTTTGCTGCAAGCTTTTTCGACAAATTTTTAATCAGAAGTCTTGCCGGACACGACGCACAATAAAGACGTCAATTCCTGATCGGCCTGTTAGTCCGCTTCCTCACTGAATTGAAGCCGCGGTAAGCCAAAAGCAGGGCAAGCAGTGTACCATAAAAAACCGCATCGAAAACATCTGTTCGCAGAATCCAGACCAAATGCAAAATCGACAGAACGGCAGCCAGGTAAACCATCCTGTGGAGCGGCTTCCAGCGCTTACCGAGGCGCCTGACCATGCGCTTGGGCGAAGTGATACCCATCGCCAACAAAATCAGGAAAGCCACAAATCCCACGGTAATATACGGGCGCTCGAGGATATCAGTACCGATCTCGTACCAGCGCAACTCAAGCAGGAAGAGTATATAGACAAGAAAATGCAGACTTGCGTAGAACAGGGCAAACAACCCCAGCGTTCTTCGCAGCGGCGCCAAGCTTCCGAGGCTGAAAATTTCCCGCAGTGGTGTTATCGCCAGACTCATCAGCAGAAAGCGCAAAGTCCAGCGCCCGGTATCAAGTGCCAGCTCCTTGGCTGGATCGGCACCCAGCGTATTCGTTACGATGCCCTGCACCTGCAATACAAAAGGCACACACGCCAGAACCCAGACCAGCCGACGCAACCAGAGCCACAGCTGCGGGTTGCGTCGCCATGTCGACACACCATCAAGACCCACGCGAGCCGCCAATCAATAGTAGCGCGCCAGATCCATGCCCTCATACAAATGAGCAACCTGGTCGCCATAACCATTAAACATCAGGGTATCCTGACGGGACACCGAGAACAACGTTCTGGGCAAACGAGTTTCCATATCCTGACGCCATCGTGGATGATGCACATTGGGGTTAACATTCGCGTAAAAGCCGTACTCACTGGGCTGCATCATGTTCCAGGTCGTTGGCGGCTCCTGCTCAGTGAAGCGGATTTTCACAATTGATTTAACGCTCTTGAAACCGTACTTCCAGGGCACGACCAGGCGGATAGGCGCTCCATTCTGCGGAGGCAAATAGTTACCATAAAGTCCGACCGCCAGGAATGTCAGCGGATTCATCGCCTCATCCATGCGTAACCCTTCGCGATAAGGCCAATCCACGATACTGAAGCGACTCCGTTGAGCAGGCATCTGCTCGGGGTCCACCAGAGTCTCGAATGCGACATACTTTGCCTTTGAGTTAGGTTCAACACGCCGGATCAGATCGGCCAGAGAGAACCCTACCCACGGTATGACCATCGACCAGCGCTCTACACAGCGAAGGCGATAGATGCGCTCTTCCAGTTGCTGTGGTTTGAGAAAGTCTTCCAGATGATAAACACCTGGCTTATCGCACTCACCACCAATATCGATAGACCAGGGGTCAACCTTGAAAGTCTGCGAATACTTGTAAGGATCGTCCTTATTCATACCGAATTCATAGAAATTGTTGTAAGTCACAACATCTCGATACGGCGTCAGGTCCTCGTCGGTCCAGAAGTCTCCGCCACGCTCAACCGGCTGAATGTTCTGAAACTTCTCCTGCCACCACGGCGCCGGCGCCGATCTCACCATATCTGAGGGCGCACGAGCACGCAGACCATCACCTGGCGCTGCCGCCAACGACAGCCCTGCCCCACCCATGCCTGCAGCGCCCAACCCCAGGGTTAGCGCATTGCCCATGAATTGCCGTCGGCTGTGATAAACCGACTCTGGCGTAATTTCAGAAGATGGAATTTCGGATCTGGTTTTGATTAACATGATCACACCTCGCCTTTATATATCCTGATTACGACTCAGATGCTGTATCGGTTTTATTGCTCCGACGTGTCTTGAGTTTTCGATACAGGCCAATCACAGGACCGGAACTTACGTAACAAACACACATGGTCAGCAACACCTCATGGGGTCGCTGGGCAATGACGACCAGTAATACTACTGCCATGACGAATACCACATAGGGCACTGTGCCTTTAAAATGAATTTCCTTGAAACTGTAATAGCGATAGTTGGACACCATCAACAAGCCTGTGAGCGCTGTCAAAACCGCTGTCGCCACGGCCAGTCCAAAGCCAGGCTCGATCTCATACTTGTACGCCACCCAAACCATAAAGGTCACCAGACCTGCGGCGACTGGACTCTGCAGACCGACAAAAAACCGCTTATCCACGGTTCCCAGCTGAACATTGAAACGGGCAAGCCTCAGGGCAGCGCAGGACATAAATATAAAACTGGCAGCCCATCCGGCATTGCCAAGCGATGACAAACTCCAGCTGAATACAATCAATGCTGGCGCCACACCAAAAGACACCATATCCGCCAGGCTGTCGAACTGTGCACCAAACGCGCTCTGGGTATTGGTCAGGCGAGCCACCCTGCCATCCAGGCCATCCATGACGGCCGCCACCAAAATCGCCCATCCTGCAGCGTTAAAATTTCCATTCATGCCCGCGATAATGGCGTAAAAACCTGCAAACAACGCACCCAGAGTCAGGAGATTGGGCAGCAAATAGATGCCTTTGCGGCTGATCTTGCGGCCATCTTCTGACACAAACTCTTCATGCTCATCGATAGGTATAAAACTTTCGTCTTCGTTACTCATTAACTCTGAGAACCTTTGATCGGCAAATGAAACAACTTGCTCCGATTATACACACTTGGTCTGCGCTTGTAGCGGGGCCACGGAAGTCTCTGCAATTCCCCAGAACGCTTTGACCAATGGATTGCTCAGCTTGCGATGCAGTGCACACAAACCAATGGTGAACGGCTCCAGCTCTGGCATCAAGGGCAGCACCTCAATCAGGTCACCGACGGGGCTGCTGTCAACAACTACTCTGGGCACAACTGCAAGACCGAATCCCAGACTGACCATACTGACCATCGCCTCGTGCCCACTGACCTGCGCATAGATTCGCGGCCTGATTGAGCGCTCCTGGAACCACTGTTCCAGTCGTATACGGGACAATCCGGTTTCGGAGACTATCAAGGGAATCTGCTGCCAATTGTAGTTATCTAACGCCCTCGCTTCATTTAAGCGATCGCGCAGAGGGCACTCTGTTGCCGGACCGATACACACCAGAGGAGACTCGCCCAAAGGCAGGAAGGAAATGTTTTCCGGCAGCCTCTCCGGCCGCGCCGCGATAGCCAGGGAATCCATACCATCGGCAACCCGCGCAATCGCCTGAGCGGAATCACCTGTATGCAGCTGAAGCTCGACGCGCGGATACTCATTCCGGAAGCGTTGCAGCAAAGCATGCAGAAAGCTGTAACTGGCGGTCACCGAACAAAACAGGCTCAGCACACCATGGACCTGTCCATCATCATGCAACTGTTCACTCAATACTGCCCAACGATCGGTCACGTCGCTCGCAAAGTCACGTAGCATCGCACCCTGTTCTGTCAGCTTGACTGTGCGTTTGTCCCGCTCAAAAAGCGTGGCACCGCATTCCTGCTCCAGCCGCTGAATTGCGCGGGTCAGGCCGGAGGCACTGATGTGCAGTTCACGACTGCTTTTGCCAAAATGCAGTGTTCGACTAAGGTGCAGGAACATTTTCAGGTCTTTCAGATCCATGTTAAATCCCAGACTGACTCGCGCAACAATTCCGGATTTCGCAATATTAATTTGCAAATATATCATTTTACGCAAGCATAACAGAGCGTTTATGATACAGCCCAATCAAAACTTGACCCCCGATCACCAATCTCAGAACTATCAAAACAGGAAACTGCAATGAACTACTTCAATACTCTGCCTCTGCGCGTTCAGCTTCAACAACTGGGCAAGTGCCGCTTCATGGACAGCGCCGAATTTGCCGATGGCGTCAACAAGTTGCTCGGCAAGAAAATCGTCATTGTAGGTTGTGGCGCTCAGGGTCTGAACCAGGGCCTGAACATGCGTGACAGCGGCCTGGATATCAGCTATGCACTGCGAGCAGAAGCCATCGCCGAAAAGCGTCAGTCATGGAAAAATGCCTCTGAAAACGGCTTTAATGTTGGTACTTACGAAGATCTGATTCCGACGGCTGATCTGGTGCTGAACCTGACGCCGGACAAACAGCACACCGCCGTAGTCAAGCAGGTAATGCCATTGATGAAACAGGGTGCCTGCCTGGCCTACTCACATGGCTTTAATATCGTGGAAGAAGGCATGCAGATCCGCGACGATCTGACCGTCATCATGGTTGCACCGAAGTGCCCGGGTTCCGAAGTGCGTGAAGAATACAAACGCGGCTTCGGTGTCCCCACACTGATTGCCGTGCACCCCGAAAACGACCCCAACGGTGACGGCCTGGAAATCGCCAAAGCTTACGCGGCCGGAACCGGCGGCCACCGCGCAGGCGTGCTGGAGTCCTCCTTCATCGCCGAGGTCAAATCCGACCTGATGGGTGAACAGACCATTCTGTGCGGTGTTCTGCAGACCGGTTCCATTCTCTGCTACAACCGCATGATCGAAAAGGGCGTTGATGCCGGTTATGCATCCAAGCTGGTTCAGCACGGCTGGGAAGTCATTTCCGAAGGTCTGAAGCATGGCGGCATTACCAACATGATGGATCGCCTGTCCAACCCGGCCAAACTGGTTGCCAACTCACTGGCGGCCGAACTGAAGGACATCATGGGGCCTCTGTTCCAGAAGCACATGGACGATATCATGAGCGGTGAATTCTCTCGTGTCATGATGGAAGACTGGGCCAATGACGACATCAATCTGCTGACCTGGCGCGAGCAGACCGGCGAAACGGCCTTTGAAAAATCCACTGCTGGCAGCATGGATATCTCCGAGCAGGAATACTACGACAACGGCATTCTGATGGCCGCCTTCCTGAAAGCCGGCGTCGAGCTGGCCTTCGAAACCATGACCGATGCCGGCATTATCGAAGAATCTGCCTATTACGAGTCTCTGCACGAAACGCCACTGATCGCCAACCTGATCGGCCGCAAGAAGCTTTACGAGATGAATAAAGTGATTTCTGACACGGCGGAATACGGCTGCTACCTGTTCTCTCACGCAGCCGTACCACTGCTGGAAGATTTCATGCAGAAAGTCGACACCGACGTCATCGGCAAGGGCCTGCAACTGCAGGACAACAACGTTGACAACGCCGAGCTGATCGCCGTGAACCAGTCCATCCGCAATCACCCGATCGAAATCGTCGGCCGTCGCCTGCGCTCCTACATGACCGCCATGAAAAAGGCGATCTAAACTCTCGATTTGCTGCTGCCGGACAGGACTCAGCGCCTGACGGCAGCGCCTCCGAAGGCTGGAAAGTTAAACGCCTGACGGCGACGGCTCCGAAAGAGGGGGTGCTCCTCGTCAGGTTTTCCTCGCTCTCACCCCCTCTTCCGAATCCGCCACCTGGATCCGGCCTTGTGCTGAGCCTTCGAAAACGCTGCCTGGAACAGAAATTGTGCTGCTGCATCAGCAAGACAAGTCACTCAGGTCAGACCACGCGAACGCTATAGGTGGAAGATGTCACAAGGTCCGGGTGGCGGGTAGCAGAATTGCGCCCATTCAGGCCGCGCCTATCCTTTTGCCGCTCAGCCGATCAGCGGGCGGGACTGTCCGAGTCCGGAGCGGCAACGCCGCGACGTCGAGTTCCCCCCCCCGCCGGCTGAGCGGCAAAAGGATGCGGCCGGGCGCAATCTGCTACCCGCCACCCGGACCGCTCCAGAACGAAGCCACTAACCCAGACCCTGAGGCTGGCACTTAAAGGCTGAGCACCTTCTCACCGCGCGAGATACCCGTCACCCCGGTGCGCGCCACCTCAAGCACTGACGCATTACCCAGCGCCGCGATAAAGCTGTCCAGCTTATCCGAAGTGCCGGTCAACTGAATGCTGTACACAGTGCTGGTCACATCCACGATCTGTCCGCGGAAAATATCGGTCGTGCGTTTCACTTCAGCACGCTGAGCACCACTGGCCTTCACCTTGATCAACATCAGCTCCCGCTCAATGTGAGAACCCTCAGTCAGATCAACCAGCTTCACCACATCGATCAGCTTGTTCAGATGCTTGGTTATCTGCTCGATCTTGCGATCATCACCGATAGTCGTAATCGTCAGCCTGGAGAGAGTGTGATCCTCGGTCGGAGCAACAGTGAGAGATTCAATATTGTAGTTACGTTGAGAAAACAAACCGACCACACGAGACAAGGCGCCAGGTTCATTCTCCAACAAAATGGAAATAATGTGCCGCATCTTATGTTCGCTCCGTTTTGCTCAAATACATATCTTTCATCGAACCACCCTTGATCGCCATCGGGTAAACATGCTCCCGATCATCAACGGCCACATCAATAAAGACCAGCCTGTCTTTAAGGGCAAACGCCTCGGACATTTTTGCATCCAGCTCGGACAATTTTTCGATACGCACACCCACATGACCATAGGCTTCAACCAGTTTCACAAAGTCCGGCAGGGACTCGGAATAGGTACTGTGTGAGTGTCGACCGCCGTATTGCATATCCTGCCACTGCTTCACCATGCCAAGCGCTTCATTGTTCAGGCAGACAATTTTGATAGGCAGGCCGTATTGCAGGCAGGTTGCCAGTTCCTGAATACACATTTGTATACTGCCTTCCCCGGTGATGCACACCGAGATGGCATCCGGGTAGGCCAGCTGCACGCCCATGGCAGCCGGGAAGCCGAAACCCATGGTGCCCAGACCGCCCGAATTGATCCAACGCCGCGGCTTATCAAAGTGATAGTACTGGGCTGCGAACATCTGGTGCTGCCCCACGTCGGACGACACATAGGCCTGACCCTGCGTCACCTTGTAGACACTCTGCACCACCTGCTGTGGTTTGATGATATCGCCACCAGCCGGTTCCACTTTCAGACATTCTTTGGCTCGCCAACCTTCTATCTGCTGCCACCAAAGTTCCAGAGATTTGCTATCAACATGCGAATCCGCCTGGCGCACGAGCTCAATCATTTCTTCCAGCACACTGACAACCGAGCCCACAATCGGCACGTCGGCTGTCACTGTTTTGGAGATTGACGCTGGATCAATATCCACATGCAGGATTTTTGCCCCCGGACAGAATTTATTGACCGCATTGGTGACCCGGTCATCAAAGCGCACACCAATACCCAGCACCACATCGCTGAAGTGCATGGCCATATTGGCCTCATAAGTGCCGTGCATGCCCAGCATGCCAAGAAACTGTTTATCAG from Pseudohongiella spirulinae encodes:
- a CDS encoding acetolactate synthase 3 large subunit — its product is MELLSGGEMLIRALHDEGVELMFGYPGGAALHIYDAIFNQDKVDHILVRHEQAATHAADGYARATGKPGVVLVTSGPGATNAITGIATAFMDSIPMVVISGQVDSSLIGSDAFQETDMVGVSRPIVKHSFMVQKAEDIPMVVKKAFYIATTGRPGPVVIDVPKDVTDPARKYEYRYPESVKMRSYSVPGKGHTGQIKKAVEILLAAKRPVIYAGGGVIQGNGAELLTALAKMLGFPVTNTLMGLGAYPATDKQFLGMLGMHGTYEANMAMHFSDVVLGIGVRFDDRVTNAVNKFCPGAKILHVDIDPASISKTVTADVPIVGSVVSVLEEMIELVRQADSHVDSKSLELWWQQIEGWRAKECLKVEPAGGDIIKPQQVVQSVYKVTQGQAYVSSDVGQHQMFAAQYYHFDKPRRWINSGGLGTMGFGFPAAMGVQLAYPDAISVCITGEGSIQMCIQELATCLQYGLPIKIVCLNNEALGMVKQWQDMQYGGRHSHSTYSESLPDFVKLVEAYGHVGVRIEKLSELDAKMSEAFALKDRLVFIDVAVDDREHVYPMAIKGGSMKDMYLSKTERT
- the ilvC gene encoding ketol-acid reductoisomerase, translating into MNYFNTLPLRVQLQQLGKCRFMDSAEFADGVNKLLGKKIVIVGCGAQGLNQGLNMRDSGLDISYALRAEAIAEKRQSWKNASENGFNVGTYEDLIPTADLVLNLTPDKQHTAVVKQVMPLMKQGACLAYSHGFNIVEEGMQIRDDLTVIMVAPKCPGSEVREEYKRGFGVPTLIAVHPENDPNGDGLEIAKAYAAGTGGHRAGVLESSFIAEVKSDLMGEQTILCGVLQTGSILCYNRMIEKGVDAGYASKLVQHGWEVISEGLKHGGITNMMDRLSNPAKLVANSLAAELKDIMGPLFQKHMDDIMSGEFSRVMMEDWANDDINLLTWREQTGETAFEKSTAGSMDISEQEYYDNGILMAAFLKAGVELAFETMTDAGIIEESAYYESLHETPLIANLIGRKKLYEMNKVISDTAEYGCYLFSHAAVPLLEDFMQKVDTDVIGKGLQLQDNNVDNAELIAVNQSIRNHPIEIVGRRLRSYMTAMKKAI
- the msrP gene encoding protein-methionine-sulfoxide reductase catalytic subunit MsrP, with amino-acid sequence MLIKTRSEIPSSEITPESVYHSRRQFMGNALTLGLGAAGMGGAGLSLAAAPGDGLRARAPSDMVRSAPAPWWQEKFQNIQPVERGGDFWTDEDLTPYRDVVTYNNFYEFGMNKDDPYKYSQTFKVDPWSIDIGGECDKPGVYHLEDFLKPQQLEERIYRLRCVERWSMVIPWVGFSLADLIRRVEPNSKAKYVAFETLVDPEQMPAQRSRFSIVDWPYREGLRMDEAMNPLTFLAVGLYGNYLPPQNGAPIRLVVPWKYGFKSVKSIVKIRFTEQEPPTTWNMMQPSEYGFYANVNPNVHHPRWRQDMETRLPRTLFSVSRQDTLMFNGYGDQVAHLYEGMDLARYY
- the pssA gene encoding CDP-diacylglycerol--serine O-phosphatidyltransferase — its product is MSNEDESFIPIDEHEEFVSEDGRKISRKGIYLLPNLLTLGALFAGFYAIIAGMNGNFNAAGWAILVAAVMDGLDGRVARLTNTQSAFGAQFDSLADMVSFGVAPALIVFSWSLSSLGNAGWAASFIFMSCAALRLARFNVQLGTVDKRFFVGLQSPVAAGLVTFMVWVAYKYEIEPGFGLAVATAVLTALTGLLMVSNYRYYSFKEIHFKGTVPYVVFVMAVVLLVVIAQRPHEVLLTMCVCYVSSGPVIGLYRKLKTRRSNKTDTASES
- the ilvN gene encoding acetolactate synthase small subunit gives rise to the protein MRHIISILLENEPGALSRVVGLFSQRNYNIESLTVAPTEDHTLSRLTITTIGDDRKIEQITKHLNKLIDVVKLVDLTEGSHIERELMLIKVKASGAQRAEVKRTTDIFRGQIVDVTSTVYSIQLTGTSDKLDSFIAALGNASVLEVARTGVTGISRGEKVLSL
- the ilvY gene encoding HTH-type transcriptional activator IlvY, with protein sequence MDLKDLKMFLHLSRTLHFGKSSRELHISASGLTRAIQRLEQECGATLFERDKRTVKLTEQGAMLRDFASDVTDRWAVLSEQLHDDGQVHGVLSLFCSVTASYSFLHALLQRFRNEYPRVELQLHTGDSAQAIARVADGMDSLAIAARPERLPENISFLPLGESPLVCIGPATECPLRDRLNEARALDNYNWQQIPLIVSETGLSRIRLEQWFQERSIRPRIYAQVSGHEAMVSMVSLGFGLAVVPRVVVDSSPVGDLIEVLPLMPELEPFTIGLCALHRKLSNPLVKAFWGIAETSVAPLQAQTKCV
- a CDS encoding sulfite oxidase heme-binding subunit YedZ, giving the protein MAARVGLDGVSTWRRNPQLWLWLRRLVWVLACVPFVLQVQGIVTNTLGADPAKELALDTGRWTLRFLLMSLAITPLREIFSLGSLAPLRRTLGLFALFYASLHFLVYILFLLELRWYEIGTDILERPYITVGFVAFLILLAMGITSPKRMVRRLGKRWKPLHRMVYLAAVLSILHLVWILRTDVFDAVFYGTLLALLLAYRGFNSVRKRTNRPIRN